In Flavobacterium enshiense, the genomic stretch TTGGTAAAGGGATTGCAACTTCAACAAACATAACGAATTAAAAAAGTTTTAAATTTTACAATCAAAAATAAATATTTTGCTATTTTTGGAGTTACAAACCCAATTTTTACAAAAAATATGGTTTCACAAATAACGAGCGGCATTAAAATTTCTGTGTTAACTAGTTTTGAGGGCACTTACTTCAAAAACTACAAGATTCATTTTGCCTTCAGTTATGAAGTAACCATAGAAAACCAAAGTAAAGATTCGGTACAATTGAATTCCCGCCACTGGGAAATTTACGATTCACTTAATGATCTTGAAATCGTTGATGGAGAAGGTGTAATTGGAAAAAAACCGGTATTAAAACCCGGAGAAAAACACACTTACAGTTCAGGCTGTCTGCTTTCATCCCCTTTTGGCGCAATGCACGGCTATTTTAATATGGTGAATTTCACAACCACAAGAAGTTTCCGCGTTATCATTCCTACTTTTAAACTAAGCGCGCCGTTCGCCTTAAATTAAGCCTAAAAATTACAATAGCATTAACATTCACCGATTAACTAATTGGCTAATAATTTGTATCTTCGCTACGCGAAATTTTTGATAACTCAAATTATAACAAATTATGCCAAAAGGAATCTACAATGTTCCAACAGCGTATAACGAATTCGTTAAAACATACGCTCCCGGGACCCCTGAAAGAGAAGCTGTGGCTGCAGCTTTCAAACAAATGTTCAACAGTACAGTTGATGTACCTTTATATATTGGCTCAGAGGAAATCCGTACCGGAAAAACCAAAAACATGACGCCTCCTTTCGATCACAAACATGTGGTTGGACAATATCACGAAGCAGAAAAAGAGCACATTGAAAAAGCGATTGCTGCTGCTTTGGAAGCAAAGAAAAAATGGGCCAACATGCCTTGGGAACAAAGAGCTTCCATTTTCTTAAAAGCTGCCGAATTATTAGCAGGACCTTACCGTGCGAAAATCAATGCAGCAACTATGATTGCTCAGGCAAAAACAGTACACCAGGCAGAAATCGATTCGGCTTGTGAGTTGATCGATTTCTTGCGTTTCAACGTACAGTTCATGACGCAGATTTATTCCGAGCAACCAATTTCCTCTGAAGGAATCTGGAACAGAATGGAGCACCGTCCGTTAGAAGGATTCGTCTATGCCATCACTCCGTTTAACTTTACGGCCATTGCAGGAAACTTACCGGCGGCTCCGGCTTTAATGGGTAACGTAGTAATCTGGAAACCGGCTGCTACGCAGGTATATTCTGCTAACGTAATCATGGAAGTTTTCCAACAGGCTGGTCTACCGGCTGGTGTTATCAACATGATCACAGGAAATTCAGCAATGATTTCAGATACTTTATTAGGAAGTGCTGATTTCGCAGGAATCCACTTTACGGGATCAACAGGAGTTTTCAATGACATGTGGGCAAAAATTGGTCAAAATATCAGCAAATACAAATCATATCCAAGAATCGTAGGGGAAACAGGAGGAAAAGATTTCGTTCTGGCTCACCCATCTTCGATTCCGGCGCAAGTTGCTACTGCTTTAACAAGAGGCGCTTTCGAATATCAGGGACAAAAATGTTCTGCTGCTTCAAGAGCTTATATTCCGGCTTCACTTTGGCCAGAAGTTAAAGAATTATTGTTAGCCGATTTAGCTTCCATTAAAATGGGCTCACCGGAAGACATGAGCAACTATATGTCTTCAGTTATTTCAGAACAGTCTTTCGACAAGTTAGCTGGTTTCATCGACCAAGCTAAGAAAGATGCAGATGCTGAAATTATTGCCGGAGGAGGTTATGACAAATCGGTTGGGTATTTCATTCAGCCAACGGTTATCTTAACTACGAATCCGAAATACAACACGATGTGTACGGAATTATTCGGTCCGGTTTTAACTATCTACGTTTACGAAGATGCTAAATGGACTGAAACATTGGCTTTAGTTGACGGAACTTCAAACTATGCATTGACAGGAGCTATCTTCAGCCAGGATCGTTATGCCATTGTTGAGGCTACTAAAGCATTGGAAAATGCAGCAGGAAACTTCTACATCAACGACAAACCGACAGGAGCCGTCGTTGGTCAGCAGCCATTTGGTGGAGCCAGAGCTTCCGGAACCAACGACAAAGCGGGTTCAATTTTGAACTTGTTGCGCTGGGTTTCTCCAAGAACGATCAAAGAAACTTTCGTTACACCGACAGATTATCGCTATGCTTTCTTAAAATAAGAAGCAAAATCATAAAAACGAAAAACGTCCCAAATTGGGACGTTTTTTTATGACTTATATTTTAGCGGTAAGTGTACTACTTTTTTAGTTTCGAAAAATTCATCTTCAAAGAAATCCGATAAATTATATTCCGTTGCCTTTGGAAAATCTTTCAGTTCTTCAGACAAATCCCCGCCTTTCAGATATAAAATTCCGTTTTTAAGCTCGTGATTCTGTTTCTTGGCGATTTTATCTTTCACCCAAGTAAAGAAATCAGGCATATTGGTAACGGCGCGGCTCACAATGAAATCAAAGTCTTCTTTTACATTTTCGGCACGCATCTGTTCGGCCTTAACATTCTGTAATCCCAATCCTTTAGCCACTTCATTTACTACACGGATTTTTTTGGCAATCACATCAATCAGATAAAAATCGACTTCCGGATATAAAATAGCCAGCGGAATTCCGGGAAAACCGCCACCGGTTCCCACATCCAATATTTTAGACCCCGGTTTGAACTCCATTATCTTTGCGATTCCGAGAGAATGCAGCACATGTTTGGTATACAATTCATCGATATCTTTTCTCGAAATCACGTTAATTTTAGCGTTCCAATCCCTATACAATTCCTCCAGTTTTTGAAACTGTTCTATCTGATTATCAGTAAGATTAGGGAAATATTTTACAATTTCATGCATTATTCTGTCTTTTATGCAAAAGTAAGCAATTTACCGATGAATTTTTTAATCATTTTAACGGTTTGCATCTTCATTAATAGTTACCTTTGCTCGAATTTAATGAATTTGAGCATGAATAAACAAACGCCAATTTTCTCTAAGGCCGATAATCTGAAGTTTTTCAGAATCCTGAATAAGCGCGTAAACGATTATTTCAAAGAGAATAACATCAAAAAAACCGGTAACTGGAAATTACATCTGAAGACCGTTATTATGTTTTCGTTGTTCCTTACCCCCTATTTTTTGATTCTGGCGCTGGACTTCCCGCTTTGGGCTCATTTACTTTTAACCATCGTGATTGGTATCGGAATGGCAGGGGTAGGAATGAACGTAATGCACGATGGAAATCATGGATCCTATTCTTCCAAACCATGGCTGAACAAAATCATGGGCGGAAGTATCTACATTTTAGCCGGAAACGTTTACAACTGGCAGGTGCAGCATAATGTTTTGCACCATACCTACACCAACATCCACGGTCACGACGAAGATCTGGAAGCCGGAAGAATTATCCGTTTTACAAAACACTCCGATTGGTCGCCAATCCATAAATTCCAGCACTATTATTCTGTATTTCTTTATGGATTACTAACATTCAACTGGGCTATTACGACGGATATAAAACAAACCAGACGTTATATCAAGAAAAAATTATCCTATGGTGAATTTCCAAGTCCTATAAAGCTATGGAGCACTTTGGTTATCACAAAAATCATTTATTTTTCGATTTGGCTGGCAATTCCAATGATTCTTGGCATCGTTTGGTGGGAGGTTATTTTAGGATTTTTAGTAATGCATTATACTGCCGGTCTGATTTTGAGCATCGTTTTCCAATTGGCACACATTGTTGAAGAAACCGATCATCCGCAACCGGACGAAAACAATGAAATCGAAAACACCTGGGCAATCCATCAGTTGTTCACCACAGCAAATTTCGCTCCGAAAAACTGGCTGATAAACTGGTACACCGGAGGACTGAACCATCAGATTGAACATCATATTTTCCCAAATATCAGTCATATTCATTATGGCAAAATAGGTGAAATCGTAAAACAGACTGCAGCCGAATGCAATCTGCCATACTATGAATTTAAGACAATGAGTTCTGCTGTCTATTCCCACTTCAAACATCTGAAGGAATTAGGTCAGAAACCGCAATTAGCATAAATAAAAAATAACTACATAACATCAGAACTATGAACCCGCTTTCGGACAGAATTAACAATTTATCTACGTCGCAAACGTTAGCTATGGCTGCGTTAGCCAGAGAATTAAAGGCTCAAGGAAAAGACATTATCAGTTTAAGTTTAGGAGAACCGGATTTCAATACTCCGGATTTCATCAAAGAAGCTGCAAAAAAAGCCATCGATGAAAATTACAGCACCTATACTCCGGTAGAAGGTTATCTGGAATTGAAAGAAGCGATTTGCCGCAAATTCAAAAGAGACAATCATTTAGAATATACACCTTCGCAAATTGTAGTTTCTACCGGTGCGAAGCAATCCTTATACAACATTGCGCAGGTAATGTTAAACCACGGAGACGAAGTAATCCTTCCTGCTCCTTACTGGGTAAGTTATTTCGAAATCGTCAAACTTTCGGGAGGTGTTCCGGTAGAAGTACCAACATCTGTTGAAACTGATTTCAAAATCACACCTGAGCAATTGGAAGCTGCCATCACACCAAAAACAAAAATGATGTGGTTCAGCTCACCATGTAACCCAAGTGGTTCGGTATACAGCCGCGAAGAATTAACTGCTTTAGCAAAAGTATTGGAGAAATACCCGAACATTTATGTAGTTTCCGATGAAATCTACGAACACATCAACTTCTCAGGAACATTCTGCAGTATCGGATCTATTCCGGGAATGTTTGAAAAAACCATCACGGTTAACGGAGTAGCAAAAGCTTTCGCTATGACAGGATGGAGAATCGGATATATGGGAGCTCCTGAATTTATCGCTAAAGCATGTACAAAAATTCAGGGACAGGTAACCAGCGGAGCAAACTCAATCGCACAACGTGCTACCATCACTGCTGTTGACGCAGACCCATCGGTTTTAAAACACATGGTAGATGCCTTCCACAGTCGTCGTGACTTAGTTGTTGGTTTATTAAAAGAAATCCCGGGAATTAAAATCAACGTTCCGGAAGGTGCTTTCTATGTATTCCCAGACGTTTCTTCGTTCTTCGGAAAAACATTGAGAGGCCATGAAATCAAAGACGCAAACGATTTCTCAATGTATCTTTTAGCCGAAGCCAATGTAGCGACAGTAACCGGAGACGCTTTCGGAAACCCGAACTGTATCCGTTTCTCGTACGCAACCAGCGAAGAAATACTAAAAGAAGCTTTACGCCGAATTAAAGAAGCGGTAACCAATACCGAAGTTCTAGCATAATTTAAAAAGCCTCAAGTTTTCTTGAGGCTTTTTTTATTAAAACAGTTTAATCAGAACACTAATAGGAAACCGTATATCCAACCCCTATGTTGTACATTGGATATTTCTTATCCTTTTTATACACCATCGGACGATTGATTCGGTTCCATTTTTTATCCTCATTAAACACATGACGAAATAAAGTCAGGATTCCTTTCGTCTCTTCCACCAACGGATAATTCGGCAATATAATCTTGATAAACTTCTTCTTAACACCTTGGACCTCACGGATTTCAAAAGGCAATTCCGGTGTGTATTGCCCTGATTCGTCTGTTTTTCCGAGAACGGTCATCACAACAAAAAAACCTTCATCAGGAATTGGGATGCTCTCCTCAAAACCAACCTCAATCTTTTTGGAAATTTTATCAGACTGAATCACGAAAATCTTCTCGTAATCATAGAGTTTACTATTCGGTAACATTTCTGAACTACTCATGAATTCAAAACGAACCATTGTTCCATAGGGATTATCTTCAAATGAAGATTCGGTTATCCCCTGATAGAGATCTTTTACAATCAAAGGAATGGTAACCGACTCCAAAATACCATTCTTTTTTTCAGATGGAATGTAAAACGCAAATTGCTGCCCGATAGACGACCAATACATCTCATCGATATTATCGTGCAAAGAAGGTTTGACCACAAATTTTTTCTTCTTTTTTACTTCTTTCCGTGAAGCTGAAATTTTTACTTCGTTCAGCATACTTGCCTCAGGTCTGAGTAAAATTTGATTCCCATTTAATTTATCGACTGAAACAATTTTAGAAGTATAACCGACATACGTAATTTTTATTTTATTCGGCATATCATTATTTAAGACTGCCTTCCCATTCTCATCGGTAAACAAACCATACCCATTTTGAAAACCTATACTTGTGTAGGGAAGCGTTTCATTTGTAACCGAATCTTTTACGACAATATACCGTTCCTGAGAATATAACTTCTGCGCCAAAAACAGCACCATTAAAAAAATTATCTTTTTAAACATATTAAACAAGTAAATAGAATTGAAGTGTAAAAATCGCTATTATAACTTCAAAATTCTTAAAATCGTATCTTAAAAACATTTCTTGTCCAAAACTTTTAAACTTTTTATCTTTAAACCCTAAACTAACTCAAAAAAATGCAAAAAAAGATACTCTTATTAGGTTCCGGGGAACTCGGAAAAGAATTTGTTATAGCAGCACAACGCATCGGCCAGAAAGTCATTGCCGTCGACAGTTATGAAAATGCCCCGGCCATGCAGGTAGCACACGCATTTGAAGTAATCAACATGCTGGACGGCACCGAATTAGACCGCATCGTAGCCAAACACCAGCCGGATTTTATCGTTCCCGAAATCGAAGCTATCAGAACCGAACGTTTTTACGATTATGAAAAACAGGGGATCACTGTAGTTCCGTCAGCCAAGGCTGCCAATTTCACTATGAACCGAAAAGCAATCCGAGATTTGGCTGCAAAAGAATTGGGTCTCCGAACCGCAAATTACCGATACGCCACAACCAAAGAAGAATTGGAAAAAGCTGTAGCCGAAGTGGGTATTCCCTGCGTGGTAAAACCGCTGATGAGCTCTTCCGGAAAAGGCCAATCTACCATAAAAGGAGACACTTCGACGGAGCTCAGTGCAAGTATTGAAAAAGCCTGGAATTATGCCGTTGAAGGTTCGCGAGGCGACATCATTGAAGTTATCGTGGAAGCATTTGTGAATTTCAATTCGGAAATTACATTAC encodes the following:
- the apaG gene encoding Co2+/Mg2+ efflux protein ApaG produces the protein MVSQITSGIKISVLTSFEGTYFKNYKIHFAFSYEVTIENQSKDSVQLNSRHWEIYDSLNDLEIVDGEGVIGKKPVLKPGEKHTYSSGCLLSSPFGAMHGYFNMVNFTTTRSFRVIIPTFKLSAPFALN
- the pruA gene encoding L-glutamate gamma-semialdehyde dehydrogenase codes for the protein MPKGIYNVPTAYNEFVKTYAPGTPEREAVAAAFKQMFNSTVDVPLYIGSEEIRTGKTKNMTPPFDHKHVVGQYHEAEKEHIEKAIAAALEAKKKWANMPWEQRASIFLKAAELLAGPYRAKINAATMIAQAKTVHQAEIDSACELIDFLRFNVQFMTQIYSEQPISSEGIWNRMEHRPLEGFVYAITPFNFTAIAGNLPAAPALMGNVVIWKPAATQVYSANVIMEVFQQAGLPAGVINMITGNSAMISDTLLGSADFAGIHFTGSTGVFNDMWAKIGQNISKYKSYPRIVGETGGKDFVLAHPSSIPAQVATALTRGAFEYQGQKCSAASRAYIPASLWPEVKELLLADLASIKMGSPEDMSNYMSSVISEQSFDKLAGFIDQAKKDADAEIIAGGGYDKSVGYFIQPTVILTTNPKYNTMCTELFGPVLTIYVYEDAKWTETLALVDGTSNYALTGAIFSQDRYAIVEATKALENAAGNFYINDKPTGAVVGQQPFGGARASGTNDKAGSILNLLRWVSPRTIKETFVTPTDYRYAFLK
- the rsmG gene encoding 16S rRNA (guanine(527)-N(7))-methyltransferase RsmG — protein: MHEIVKYFPNLTDNQIEQFQKLEELYRDWNAKINVISRKDIDELYTKHVLHSLGIAKIMEFKPGSKILDVGTGGGFPGIPLAILYPEVDFYLIDVIAKKIRVVNEVAKGLGLQNVKAEQMRAENVKEDFDFIVSRAVTNMPDFFTWVKDKIAKKQNHELKNGILYLKGGDLSEELKDFPKATEYNLSDFFEDEFFETKKVVHLPLKYKS
- a CDS encoding fatty acid desaturase family protein, which encodes MNKQTPIFSKADNLKFFRILNKRVNDYFKENNIKKTGNWKLHLKTVIMFSLFLTPYFLILALDFPLWAHLLLTIVIGIGMAGVGMNVMHDGNHGSYSSKPWLNKIMGGSIYILAGNVYNWQVQHNVLHHTYTNIHGHDEDLEAGRIIRFTKHSDWSPIHKFQHYYSVFLYGLLTFNWAITTDIKQTRRYIKKKLSYGEFPSPIKLWSTLVITKIIYFSIWLAIPMILGIVWWEVILGFLVMHYTAGLILSIVFQLAHIVEETDHPQPDENNEIENTWAIHQLFTTANFAPKNWLINWYTGGLNHQIEHHIFPNISHIHYGKIGEIVKQTAAECNLPYYEFKTMSSAVYSHFKHLKELGQKPQLA
- a CDS encoding pyridoxal phosphate-dependent aminotransferase — protein: MNPLSDRINNLSTSQTLAMAALARELKAQGKDIISLSLGEPDFNTPDFIKEAAKKAIDENYSTYTPVEGYLELKEAICRKFKRDNHLEYTPSQIVVSTGAKQSLYNIAQVMLNHGDEVILPAPYWVSYFEIVKLSGGVPVEVPTSVETDFKITPEQLEAAITPKTKMMWFSSPCNPSGSVYSREELTALAKVLEKYPNIYVVSDEIYEHINFSGTFCSIGSIPGMFEKTITVNGVAKAFAMTGWRIGYMGAPEFIAKACTKIQGQVTSGANSIAQRATITAVDADPSVLKHMVDAFHSRRDLVVGLLKEIPGIKINVPEGAFYVFPDVSSFFGKTLRGHEIKDANDFSMYLLAEANVATVTGDAFGNPNCIRFSYATSEEILKEALRRIKEAVTNTEVLA
- the purT gene encoding formate-dependent phosphoribosylglycinamide formyltransferase, encoding MQKKILLLGSGELGKEFVIAAQRIGQKVIAVDSYENAPAMQVAHAFEVINMLDGTELDRIVAKHQPDFIVPEIEAIRTERFYDYEKQGITVVPSAKAANFTMNRKAIRDLAAKELGLRTANYRYATTKEELEKAVAEVGIPCVVKPLMSSSGKGQSTIKGDTSTELSASIEKAWNYAVEGSRGDIIEVIVEAFVNFNSEITLLTVTQNNNHTLFCAPIGHRQERGDYQESWQPARVSQKDIEEAQDMARKITEALGGAGLFGVEFFLTDEGVYFSELSPRPHDTGMVTLSGTQNFNEFELHLRAILGWPISEITLEKVGASAVILASENSENPTYTGIEKVASLSKTDFRVFGKPTSRPYRRMGVVLSNDHLDTPVEEVVERAKKTAALVTVNS